A genomic stretch from Bacteroidota bacterium includes:
- the bshA gene encoding N-acetyl-alpha-D-glucosaminyl L-malate synthase BshA has protein sequence MVCYPTYGGSGVLATELGKALAQRGHTVHFITYKRPVRLEGFNEHVFYHEVYAEDYPVFDFLPYESALTSRIVDVARYEQLDVLHVHYAVPHASAAYLAHQILKSMGQYLPIVTTLHGTDITLVGKEASYEPVVTYSINQSHGVTAVSHYLKQATYENFEIKRDIEVIHNFVDLARFRSNRAENKLRQVLSPCGNTRVLMHVSNFRPVKRVHDVLSLFARLRKELPSKLVFVGDGPERPGLERRVREEHLSCDVLFLGKQEAVEDILPAGDLFCIPSEQESFGLSALEAMACGMPVLASHVGGLPEVVADGISGRLAPVGDLDAMLEGALDILADDARLVDYRLAAYARAQTFSLPFIVNQYEACYFRAASLAAVPSPS, from the coding sequence ATGGTCTGTTATCCCACCTATGGGGGCAGTGGGGTGCTGGCCACCGAGCTGGGCAAGGCCCTGGCCCAGCGGGGCCATACGGTGCACTTCATCACCTATAAGCGGCCTGTGCGCCTGGAGGGGTTCAATGAGCATGTATTTTACCACGAGGTGTATGCAGAGGATTATCCGGTGTTCGACTTTCTGCCGTATGAGAGTGCACTAACTAGCCGCATAGTGGATGTAGCCCGCTACGAGCAGTTGGATGTACTGCATGTGCACTATGCCGTACCGCACGCCAGCGCCGCCTACCTGGCGCACCAGATACTGAAAAGCATGGGCCAGTACCTGCCCATCGTAACCACCCTGCATGGCACCGACATTACCCTGGTAGGCAAGGAAGCCAGCTACGAGCCTGTGGTAACCTATAGCATAAACCAAAGCCACGGGGTAACGGCTGTATCTCACTACCTGAAACAGGCCACGTATGAGAACTTCGAGATAAAACGAGACATAGAGGTGATCCACAACTTTGTGGACCTGGCACGCTTCCGCTCCAACCGGGCGGAAAACAAACTGCGCCAGGTGCTAAGCCCATGTGGCAATACGCGCGTGCTAATGCACGTGAGCAACTTCCGCCCAGTGAAGCGGGTGCACGATGTGCTGAGCCTTTTTGCACGCCTACGCAAGGAGCTGCCAAGCAAGCTGGTGTTTGTGGGCGATGGCCCCGAGCGCCCGGGCCTGGAGCGGCGGGTGCGCGAGGAACACTTGTCTTGCGACGTGCTGTTTCTGGGCAAGCAAGAGGCGGTGGAAGACATACTGCCCGCCGGAGACTTGTTCTGCATCCCCAGCGAGCAGGAGAGCTTTGGCCTAAGTGCCCTGGAAGCCATGGCCTGTGGCATGCCCGTGCTGGCCAGCCACGTGGGCGGCCTACCCGAGGTGGTAGCCGATGGCATAAGTGGCAGGCTGGCACCCGTGGGAGACCTGGATGCCATGCTGGAGGGCGCGCTAGACATACTGGCCGATGATGCCCGGCTGGTAGACTACCGACTGGCGGCCTATGCCCGCGCGCAAACTTTTTCGCTACCCTTTATCGTTAACCAATATGAGGCGTGTTATTTTCGTGCCGCCTCGTTGGCTGCGGTGCCCTCTCCCTCCTGA
- a CDS encoding fumarylacetoacetate hydrolase family protein translates to MKIICVGRNYAQHAAEMGATVPSEPVLFIKPDSALLRENKPFYIPEWTQAVHYECEVFYRIGKKGKYISARHALPYIDGVGLGIDFTARDVQETCKQQGLPWEKAKAFHDSAAVSEVLPLEAFPDPYRLDFELRVNGETRQKAHTDEMLFTLPQIMEHASRYFLVKIGDFVFTGTPAGVGPVQIGDHLEGFLNGRKLLDFYIK, encoded by the coding sequence ATGAAGATTATCTGTGTAGGGCGAAACTATGCCCAGCATGCTGCCGAGATGGGTGCCACTGTACCCAGTGAGCCGGTGCTGTTTATTAAGCCAGATAGTGCCCTATTGAGAGAAAACAAACCCTTCTATATACCCGAGTGGACCCAGGCGGTACACTATGAGTGCGAGGTCTTTTATCGAATAGGGAAAAAGGGAAAGTACATTTCCGCCCGGCATGCGCTACCCTATATAGATGGGGTAGGCTTGGGCATTGACTTCACGGCCCGGGATGTACAGGAAACCTGTAAGCAGCAGGGCCTACCCTGGGAGAAGGCCAAGGCTTTTCATGACAGTGCGGCGGTAAGTGAGGTGTTGCCGCTCGAGGCCTTCCCCGATCCATATCGCCTGGATTTTGAGCTACGGGTAAATGGGGAGACAAGGCAGAAGGCCCATACCGACGAGATGCTTTTTACCCTCCCGCAGATCATGGAGCACGCTAGCCGGTACTTTCTGGTTAAAATTGGCGACTTTGTTTTTACCGGAACCCCTGCCGGTGTGGGCCCTGTGCAGATAGGCGACCACTTGGAGGGCTTCTTAAATGGCCGGAAGCTACTGGATTTTTATATTAAGTAG
- the mtnC gene encoding acireductone synthase: MALQLILTDIEGTTSSVSFVHDVLFPYALQHMDDYLLRHGQAAVVQALLNDAACTVEKETGTRPDLPQAVDHLKQWLRADRKHTALKSLQGLIWEEGYDRGDFISHLYPEVASCLQAWRAAGYALGIYSSGSVHAQRLYFSHTEAGDLTPLFSFFFDTTIGPKKEADSYTRILQHVGLAGSEVLFLSDVEAELDAARATGMRTCQLVRPGTVASHLHHTAADFTQIEPAAV, translated from the coding sequence ATGGCCCTCCAGCTTATTCTGACCGATATTGAAGGCACCACCAGTTCGGTTTCCTTTGTGCACGACGTGCTTTTTCCCTACGCCCTCCAGCACATGGATGATTATCTGCTACGCCATGGGCAGGCGGCTGTGGTGCAGGCCCTGCTGAATGATGCTGCCTGCACGGTGGAGAAGGAAACAGGTACCCGGCCAGATCTGCCACAGGCCGTAGACCACCTGAAACAGTGGCTGCGGGCAGACAGAAAGCATACAGCCCTGAAAAGCTTGCAGGGATTAATCTGGGAAGAAGGTTACGATCGGGGAGACTTTATAAGCCACCTGTATCCCGAGGTGGCAAGCTGCCTGCAAGCCTGGAGGGCAGCGGGCTATGCACTCGGCATCTACAGCAGCGGCTCGGTTCATGCTCAGCGCCTATACTTTTCGCACACCGAGGCCGGAGACCTTACGCCCCTGTTCTCCTTCTTTTTCGATACCACCATCGGGCCCAAAAAGGAAGCAGACAGCTACACCCGCATTCTACAGCATGTAGGGCTGGCGGGGTCGGAGGTCCTCTTCCTGAGTGATGTGGAGGCAGAGCTGGATGCTGCCCGGGCTACAGGCATGCGTACCTGCCAGCTGGTTCGGCCCGGCACCGTGGCCAGCCACCTGCACCATACGGCAGCCGACTTTACTCAAATAGAACCGGCCGCCGTATGA
- a CDS encoding cupin: protein MANLHIPDTRQTLRSFAEIQAYLNERGVWHDRWEASQVIRREATQEEVLTAYEPVLRPYMEANGYQVADVINIYPEMPNLAELRNKFLAEHTHTEDEVRFFVAGCGYFWFHLEGNPVFCVKCEAGDLISVPAHTRHWFDLEPVPYVKAIRIFIDPTGWVPHYTGSDLAQRYQADPKA from the coding sequence ATGGCAAACCTCCACATACCCGACACGCGGCAGACCCTTCGGTCCTTTGCTGAGATCCAGGCGTATTTGAATGAGCGAGGCGTTTGGCACGACCGCTGGGAGGCCAGCCAAGTTATACGCCGGGAAGCTACCCAGGAAGAAGTACTGACGGCCTATGAGCCCGTGCTCCGGCCCTATATGGAGGCCAATGGCTACCAGGTGGCCGACGTGATCAATATCTATCCGGAGATGCCAAACCTGGCGGAGCTGCGAAATAAATTCCTGGCAGAGCATACCCATACCGAAGATGAGGTTCGCTTCTTTGTGGCAGGTTGTGGGTATTTCTGGTTTCACCTGGAGGGGAACCCCGTGTTCTGTGTAAAGTGCGAGGCCGGCGACCTCATCAGCGTGCCTGCGCACACCCGGCACTGGTTCGACCTGGAGCCCGTACCCTACGTGAAGGCCATCCGAATCTTTATAGACCCTACCGGCTGGGTGCCCCACTATACGGGTAGCGACCTGGCCCAGCGCTACCAGGCTGACCCTAAGGCATAA
- the mtnB gene encoding methylthioribulose 1-phosphate dehydratase: MNTELLEVIAFLHAQGWAPATSSNYSMRVPHRPDRLFISRSGVDKQYFREIDLIETDLQGRPVADPEIKTSAETALHALLYRLYPSSNCVLHTHTVTNTVLSMRAENAVVLTGYEMLKGLEGVSTHAHREIVPVFDNSQDIPSLAEEVGHYLTLHPHTHAFLLRGHGMYTWAGSVAAAKRQTEVLEFLFACALRLDF, translated from the coding sequence ATGAATACGGAGCTTTTGGAGGTCATTGCATTCTTGCACGCTCAGGGCTGGGCGCCTGCTACCAGCAGCAACTACAGCATGCGCGTGCCTCACCGGCCCGATCGCCTTTTTATCAGCAGGAGCGGGGTGGATAAGCAGTATTTTCGGGAAATCGACCTGATAGAAACGGACCTGCAGGGTAGGCCCGTAGCCGATCCGGAAATAAAAACAAGTGCCGAAACAGCCCTGCATGCCCTACTTTACCGCCTATATCCGTCTTCGAACTGTGTGCTGCACACCCATACGGTAACGAATACCGTGCTGAGTATGCGAGCAGAAAATGCCGTGGTACTTACAGGCTATGAAATGCTGAAGGGACTGGAGGGTGTGAGCACCCACGCGCACCGCGAGATCGTGCCTGTTTTTGACAATAGCCAAGATATACCGAGCTTGGCCGAGGAAGTAGGCCACTACCTGACCCTGCATCCGCACACGCATGCTTTTCTACTCCGCGGCCATGGTATGTATACCTGGGCGGGCAGCGTGGCAGCTGCGAAAAGGCAAACGGAAGTGTTGGAATTTTTGTTCGCCTGTGCATTGAGGCTCGATTTTTAG